Proteins encoded together in one Chitinophaga sp. LS1 window:
- a CDS encoding cbb3-type cytochrome c oxidase subunit I, with product MSNEATLHSQQELMHGAHGHDHGHGHDDHEHHEGGFISKYVFSLDHKTIAKQFLITGIIWAIIGAFFSVLFRLQLGFPDATFPWMESILGKWAKGGRITDEAYYALVTMHGTILVFFVLTAGLSGTFSNLLIPLQVGARDMASPLMNMMSYWFFFLASMVMMSSLFVQTGPASGGWTAYPPLSALGDASIGSKIGMDLWLSAMALFVVSQLLGGLNYISTILNMRTKGMTMTKMPLTIWGFFFTAVLGVLSFPVLLSGFILLLFDRHGGTSFYLSELFVNGKALSNEGGSAILYQHLFWFLGHPEVYIIILPAMGMVSEVMAVNSRKPIFGYLAMVGSMFAIVILAFLVWAHHMFVTGLNPFLGAFFVLLTLLIAVPSAIKVFNWITTIWRGNIRFTPGMLFSIGFVSTFISGGLTGIWLGNSSIDIHLHDTYFVIAHFHIVMGVSAFFGTFAGVYHWFPKMFGRYMNNTLSYIHFWITLCGAYLIFWPMHYEGLVGMPRRYYDYSNWESFKQFADLNHFISIVVILVFATQLLFVFNFFYSIFKGRKLTTQNPWNATTLEWTTPINPGHGNWPGEIPEVHRWAYDYSKDGQDFIPQVVPLSPEEQANGGH from the coding sequence ATGAGTAACGAAGCAACATTGCACAGTCAACAGGAGCTAATGCACGGCGCCCACGGGCACGATCATGGCCACGGTCACGATGACCATGAGCACCATGAGGGCGGCTTCATTTCGAAGTATGTTTTCAGTCTGGATCACAAAACTATCGCTAAGCAGTTTCTGATTACCGGTATTATCTGGGCTATCATAGGTGCTTTCTTCTCTGTACTGTTCCGTTTGCAACTGGGTTTCCCTGATGCTACTTTCCCATGGATGGAAAGCATACTGGGAAAATGGGCTAAAGGTGGCCGTATTACTGACGAAGCTTACTATGCATTGGTAACAATGCACGGTACAATCCTCGTATTCTTTGTATTAACTGCCGGTTTGAGCGGTACTTTCTCCAACCTGCTGATTCCTTTGCAGGTAGGTGCCCGCGATATGGCTTCTCCTCTCATGAACATGATGAGCTACTGGTTCTTCTTCCTGGCTAGCATGGTGATGATGAGCTCTCTGTTTGTACAGACTGGTCCTGCATCTGGTGGTTGGACTGCTTATCCGCCATTGAGTGCGCTGGGCGATGCGTCAATCGGTTCTAAAATTGGTATGGACCTCTGGTTATCGGCAATGGCACTTTTCGTAGTGTCTCAGCTGCTGGGAGGTCTGAATTATATCTCTACTATTCTGAACATGCGTACCAAAGGTATGACTATGACCAAGATGCCACTGACTATCTGGGGCTTCTTCTTCACAGCTGTACTGGGTGTACTTTCCTTCCCTGTATTACTGTCAGGTTTTATCCTTCTGCTGTTCGACCGCCATGGTGGTACCAGCTTCTACCTGAGCGAACTGTTCGTAAATGGTAAAGCACTGAGCAACGAAGGTGGTTCTGCTATCCTGTACCAGCACTTGTTCTGGTTCCTGGGTCACCCTGAGGTATATATCATCATCCTCCCTGCAATGGGTATGGTATCTGAAGTAATGGCGGTTAACTCCCGCAAACCTATCTTCGGTTACCTGGCGATGGTTGGTTCCATGTTCGCGATCGTTATCCTGGCTTTCCTGGTATGGGCGCACCACATGTTCGTAACTGGTCTGAACCCATTCCTTGGTGCCTTCTTCGTACTGTTGACATTGCTGATTGCGGTACCGTCTGCAATCAAGGTGTTCAACTGGATCACTACGATCTGGAGAGGTAACATCCGTTTTACTCCTGGTATGCTGTTCTCCATCGGTTTCGTGAGCACATTCATCTCCGGTGGTCTGACTGGTATCTGGCTGGGTAACTCCTCTATCGATATTCACCTGCACGATACATATTTCGTAATCGCGCACTTCCATATAGTAATGGGTGTATCTGCCTTCTTCGGTACTTTCGCCGGTGTATACCACTGGTTCCCGAAAATGTTTGGCCGTTACATGAACAATACCCTTTCTTACATCCACTTCTGGATCACCCTGTGTGGTGCTTACCTGATCTTCTGGCCAATGCACTATGAAGGTCTGGTGGGTATGCCAAGAAGGTATTATGACTACTCTAACTGGGAGTCTTTCAAACAGTTCGCTGATCTGAACCACTTCATCTCTATCGTGGTGATCCTGGTATTTGCTACTCAGCTCCTGTTTGTATTCAACTTCTTCTATAGCATCTTCAAGGGTCGTAAGTTAACAACTCAGAACCCATGGAATGCAACTACCCTGGAATGGACGACTCCGATTAATCCTGGTCACGGTAACTGGCCTGGTGAGATCCCTGAGGTTCACCGTTGGGCTTACGATTACAGCAAGGATGGTCAGGATTTCATTCCTCAGGTCGTTCCACTGTCTCCGGAAGAACAAGCTAACGGCGGTCACTAA
- a CDS encoding cytochrome c oxidase subunit II, producing the protein MSGYLAVLVVVLIFVVIFQIAKASEYVSILKGEKKSRQQSNKVNGFLMIVFLVVGLIGVYYCNELLKGKIGVESASVQGEGIDSMIKWTLVITGIVFVITQILLFWFAFKYQEKEGQKAFYFPHNNKLELIWTVIPAITLTILVAFGLRHWFRLTSDAPKDAMVVEVTGKQFNWLVRYPGKDGQLGRKFFKNINDANNPVGQDWDDQLNKDDFMTTDIHLVVNKPVKFIIGSRDVIHDVGLSAFRMKMDAVPGIPTTLWVTPKFTTKEMRQKMDNPDYVYELSCDQMCGKGHYSMKANIVVETQEEFDAWAAKQKAQFDLAHESATPAPAATAADSTQKAVAKN; encoded by the coding sequence ATGTCAGGATATTTAGCAGTCTTAGTAGTTGTGCTCATATTCGTAGTCATCTTCCAGATTGCGAAGGCCAGCGAATATGTGTCGATATTAAAGGGAGAAAAGAAGTCGCGCCAGCAATCTAACAAGGTGAACGGCTTCCTGATGATCGTGTTCCTGGTGGTGGGCCTGATAGGTGTTTACTACTGTAATGAGTTACTGAAAGGTAAAATTGGTGTTGAATCAGCATCTGTACAGGGTGAAGGTATCGACAGCATGATTAAATGGACACTGGTTATCACTGGTATCGTTTTCGTTATCACCCAGATCCTCCTTTTCTGGTTCGCATTTAAATATCAGGAAAAAGAAGGTCAGAAAGCTTTCTATTTTCCTCACAATAATAAACTGGAATTAATCTGGACCGTAATACCTGCTATCACCTTGACAATCCTGGTAGCATTCGGTTTAAGACACTGGTTCCGCCTCACTTCCGATGCACCGAAAGATGCAATGGTAGTTGAAGTAACTGGTAAGCAGTTCAACTGGCTGGTTCGTTACCCTGGTAAAGATGGTCAGCTGGGCCGTAAGTTCTTCAAAAACATCAACGATGCCAACAACCCTGTAGGTCAGGATTGGGACGATCAGCTGAATAAGGATGACTTCATGACAACCGACATTCACCTGGTAGTAAACAAACCAGTGAAATTCATCATTGGTTCCCGCGACGTAATCCATGACGTAGGTCTGTCTGCTTTCCGTATGAAGATGGATGCTGTTCCAGGTATCCCAACTACACTGTGGGTAACTCCAAAGTTCACCACAAAGGAAATGAGACAGAAGATGGACAATCCTGATTATGTGTACGAACTTTCCTGCGATCAGATGTGTGGTAAAGGTCACTACTCTATGAAGGCAAACATCGTGGTAGAAACTCAGGAAGAATTCGATGCCTGGGCTGCTAAGCAGAAGGCTCAGTTTGATCTTGCTCATGAAAGCGCGACTCCCGCTCCTGCAGCAACTGCTGCTGACAGCACCCAAAAGGCAGTGGCTAAAAACTAG
- a CDS encoding quinol:cytochrome C oxidoreductase: MKDQFVVPARLKTTSFVLMGIGLLTLLIGFFAFSGEHGSTRFWAGLLQNSSFFLLVVLASAFFIGATTLAHGAWQVGFRRVPEAISMAVPVLGGIFFVILMFLVYGKAGHIYHWLDKEHVQHDPILKWKEAFLNPTFFTVAAILTIGLWILFTVKLRNMSIEEDGWDLSKESGKRILWRNTVMCGGFVVIYALSVGSTSPWLWLMSIDAHWYSTMYSWYTFVSSWVSGISLIALWVIYLKRNGYLPNVNEEHLHDLGKFAFGFSIFWTYLWFSQYMLIWYANMPEEIIYFKPRLWGEWRPIFFLNLIINFITPLLFLMSRDNKRNWSSMTFITVLIIAGHWMDFWQMVGPGTYQHLVFPWYELGIGVGFVGLIIFLVSRNLTKAPLVPKNHPYLKESIIHQV; the protein is encoded by the coding sequence ATGAAGGACCAATTTGTAGTACCGGCAAGATTAAAGACGACCAGCTTCGTGTTAATGGGGATTGGCTTGCTGACTTTGTTGATCGGATTTTTCGCATTTAGTGGTGAGCATGGCTCCACACGTTTCTGGGCTGGCCTCCTGCAGAACAGCTCTTTCTTTCTACTTGTAGTATTAGCCAGTGCCTTCTTTATTGGTGCCACTACCCTGGCACATGGTGCATGGCAAGTTGGTTTCCGTCGCGTACCGGAAGCCATCTCAATGGCTGTTCCTGTATTAGGTGGTATCTTTTTCGTAATTCTGATGTTCCTGGTCTATGGTAAAGCTGGTCATATTTACCACTGGCTTGACAAAGAACATGTGCAACACGATCCAATCCTGAAATGGAAAGAGGCATTCCTGAATCCTACTTTCTTCACAGTAGCTGCTATCCTGACAATTGGTCTCTGGATACTGTTCACTGTTAAACTCCGCAACATGTCCATCGAAGAAGATGGATGGGATCTCTCTAAAGAAAGCGGTAAACGCATCCTCTGGAGAAATACTGTAATGTGCGGTGGTTTCGTAGTAATCTACGCACTGAGCGTTGGTTCTACCTCTCCCTGGTTATGGTTAATGAGTATCGATGCACATTGGTACTCTACTATGTATAGCTGGTATACCTTCGTGAGTAGCTGGGTATCTGGTATTTCCCTGATCGCATTGTGGGTTATCTATCTGAAACGTAATGGCTACCTGCCAAATGTGAATGAAGAGCACCTGCATGACCTGGGTAAATTCGCTTTCGGTTTCAGTATCTTCTGGACTTACCTCTGGTTCTCCCAGTACATGCTGATCTGGTATGCTAATATGCCAGAAGAAATTATTTACTTCAAACCTCGTCTGTGGGGTGAGTGGAGACCTATTTTCTTCCTGAACCTGATCATCAACTTCATCACTCCGCTGTTGTTCCTGATGAGCAGAGATAACAAACGTAACTGGTCTTCTATGACTTTCATCACTGTGCTGATCATCGCTGGTCACTGGATGGACTTCTGGCAGATGGTTGGTCCTGGTACTTATCAGCACCTCGTGTTCCCTTGGTATGAGCTTGGTATTGGCGTAGGTTTTGTTGGTCTGATCATCTTCCTCGTGTCAAGAAATCTGACTAAGGCTCCGCTGGTTCCAAAGAACCACCCTTATCTGAAAGAAAGTATTATACACCAGGTTTAA
- a CDS encoding c-type cytochrome produces MKRTSNILIAAALVSGALVSVSCNRGENNRKPGRIYMPDMYESRAYEFYNEKVSSMKPVDGTVKRGELLPYHLKAEDTALANGVKNPLILAKADLEEGKRLFNIYCGICHGTKLDGNGPLYKDGNGPYVAAPANLASGAKASYSEGRLFHVMTYGYNVMGSYASQLDRTQRWKIAAYIRSVQNGGANPPTLVDGDASTPAATPAPAAAAPTSDSTAHK; encoded by the coding sequence ATGAAAAGGACTTCCAACATATTGATCGCAGCTGCTTTGGTAAGTGGAGCTTTGGTATCGGTATCATGCAACAGGGGAGAGAATAACAGAAAGCCCGGAAGGATTTACATGCCTGACATGTATGAATCCCGTGCTTATGAGTTCTATAATGAGAAGGTATCATCTATGAAACCTGTAGATGGCACCGTGAAGAGAGGAGAGTTATTGCCTTACCATCTGAAAGCAGAAGATACTGCGTTAGCTAACGGTGTTAAAAATCCACTGATTCTGGCGAAAGCGGATCTGGAGGAAGGAAAACGTTTATTCAATATTTATTGTGGTATTTGCCATGGCACTAAACTGGATGGTAACGGTCCGTTGTATAAGGATGGTAATGGTCCTTATGTAGCTGCTCCTGCCAACCTGGCCAGCGGTGCGAAAGCCAGCTACAGCGAAGGTCGCCTGTTCCACGTAATGACTTATGGTTACAACGTGATGGGTAGCTACGCCAGCCAGCTGGATAGAACACAGCGTTGGAAAATAGCTGCATATATCCGCAGTGTGCAGAACGGTGGTGCGAACCCTCCTACCCTGGTAGATGGTGATGCAAGTACCCCAGCTGCAACTCCTGCACCTGCAGCAGCTGCACCTACTTCGGACAGCACTGCACATAAGTAA
- a CDS encoding DUF3341 domain-containing protein — MAVKNFVVASFDDEAVLFPAVKKVRTAGYKIHDVYTPFPVHGLDHAMGLRETSLHTAGFIYGVCGTTTALSCMSWIFTSDWPLNIGGKPHFPLPAFIPITFELTVLFAAVGMVMTFCYLCNLMPGVKKHIFHPRQTDDLFVMAIEVTAKTNAEEVKALLAKAGGLEINEQRAEAGWWYGRFDEDDEPTLYKNAQTAPVNA, encoded by the coding sequence ATGGCGGTTAAAAATTTCGTTGTAGCAAGTTTTGATGATGAGGCGGTATTATTTCCGGCAGTTAAAAAAGTAAGAACTGCGGGCTACAAAATCCATGATGTATACACACCATTTCCAGTACATGGTCTTGATCATGCAATGGGTCTTCGTGAAACCAGCCTGCACACTGCCGGTTTCATATATGGTGTTTGTGGTACTACGACAGCATTATCCTGCATGAGCTGGATCTTTACATCAGACTGGCCTTTGAACATCGGTGGTAAGCCACACTTTCCATTACCGGCGTTCATACCTATTACCTTCGAGTTGACAGTTCTGTTCGCTGCGGTAGGTATGGTAATGACCTTCTGCTACCTGTGTAACCTGATGCCAGGTGTGAAGAAACACATCTTCCATCCACGTCAGACAGACGATCTGTTTGTAATGGCTATCGAGGTAACTGCTAAAACAAACGCTGAAGAAGTGAAAGCCCTGCTGGCAAAAGCTGGTGGACTGGAAATCAACGAACAGCGTGCGGAAGCAGGATGGTGGTACGGTCGTTTCGATGAGGATGATGAACCTACCCTGTACAAGAACGCACAGACTGCACCTGTAAACGCGTAA
- the nrfD gene encoding NrfD/PsrC family molybdoenzyme membrane anchor subunit: MHLKYESTLREPLVDGEKNYHQVTEDIISPIEGKPGKLWYVGFFISVALLLWGVFSVTWEVYYGTGVWNLNKTIGWGWDITNFVWWVGIGHAGTLISAILLLFRQGWRTGVNRAAEAMTIFAVMCAGQFPIFHMGRVWMAFFVLPYPNTRGPLWVNFNSPLLWDVFAISTYFTVSLLFWYSGLLPDFATVRDRAKTKLRKLLYGVASFGWTGSAKHWQRHEALSLVLAGLSTPLVLSVHTIVSFDFATSVIPGWHTTIFPPYFVAGAIFSGFAMVNTLLIIVRKVLGLEDYITMGHMEAMNKVIVLTGSVVGCAYLTELFMAWYAAVPYEFATFYKYRAAGPLGWSYWIMMTCNVITPQVFWFRKMRRNIVVTFVMSIIVNIGMWFERFVIICTSLYRDYLPSSWSYYRPSWPEVGFYMGTFGLFFTCFFLFAKYFPVIAVAEIKFVLKTSGESFKRDNMEKLEPLSAEEFEHIAHSHHDDDHGHAGHAVAHAHN; encoded by the coding sequence ATGCATTTAAAGTACGAATCCACACTAAGAGAACCATTAGTTGATGGGGAGAAGAATTACCACCAGGTAACAGAAGATATCATCAGCCCTATTGAAGGGAAACCTGGTAAACTGTGGTATGTAGGCTTTTTCATTTCCGTAGCGTTGTTGTTATGGGGTGTTTTCTCCGTGACCTGGGAAGTTTATTATGGAACAGGTGTGTGGAACCTGAATAAAACAATTGGATGGGGTTGGGATATCACCAACTTCGTATGGTGGGTAGGTATTGGTCACGCGGGTACGCTGATCTCTGCGATCCTCCTTCTGTTCCGTCAGGGATGGCGTACAGGGGTAAACCGTGCGGCAGAAGCGATGACGATCTTCGCGGTAATGTGTGCCGGTCAGTTCCCGATCTTCCACATGGGTCGTGTATGGATGGCCTTCTTCGTATTGCCTTATCCAAATACCCGTGGTCCACTGTGGGTGAACTTTAACTCTCCACTCCTCTGGGACGTATTTGCGATCTCTACTTACTTCACAGTATCTCTGCTGTTCTGGTATTCAGGTTTGCTGCCTGACTTTGCAACTGTGCGTGACAGAGCAAAGACCAAACTGCGTAAACTGCTGTATGGTGTAGCATCTTTCGGTTGGACCGGTTCTGCAAAACACTGGCAGCGTCACGAGGCCCTGTCTCTGGTACTGGCAGGTCTGTCTACCCCACTGGTACTTTCAGTACACACTATCGTATCTTTTGACTTTGCAACTTCAGTAATACCTGGTTGGCATACTACCATCTTCCCTCCCTACTTCGTAGCGGGTGCGATCTTCTCCGGATTTGCGATGGTAAATACACTGCTGATCATAGTACGTAAAGTATTAGGACTGGAAGACTACATCACCATGGGCCACATGGAAGCCATGAACAAAGTGATCGTACTGACCGGTTCTGTAGTAGGTTGTGCTTACCTGACTGAGCTCTTCATGGCATGGTATGCAGCTGTACCTTACGAGTTTGCAACATTCTATAAATATCGCGCAGCTGGTCCGCTGGGTTGGTCTTACTGGATCATGATGACCTGTAACGTAATTACGCCGCAGGTGTTCTGGTTCCGTAAAATGAGAAGAAACATTGTAGTAACATTCGTGATGTCAATCATTGTGAACATCGGTATGTGGTTCGAGCGTTTCGTAATCATCTGTACTTCCCTGTATCGTGACTATCTGCCATCCAGCTGGAGCTACTATCGTCCATCCTGGCCAGAAGTTGGTTTCTACATGGGTACCTTCGGTCTGTTCTTCACCTGCTTCTTCCTGTTTGCTAAATACTTCCCGGTAATTGCAGTAGCGGAAATCAAGTTCGTACTGAAAACTTCCGGTGAGAGCTTCAAGAGAGACAACATGGAGAAACTGGAGCCACTTTCCGCAGAGGAATTTGAGCACATCGCTCATAGTCATCATGATGACGACCACGGACATGCAGGTCATGCCGTAGCACACGCTCACAATTAA